The Patescibacteria group bacterium genome window below encodes:
- the fusA gene encoding elongation factor G, whose amino-acid sequence MPREYSLEKTRNIGIIAHIDAGKTTVSERILFYTGKKHKIGEVHEGAAEMDWMEQERERGITITSAATTCFWKDCRINLIDTPGHVDFTAEVERSLRVLDGGVVVFDGVAGVEPQSETVWHQADKYSVPRIAFINKMDRTGANFYADLESIYKRLTKHAHPIQLPIGAEDKFLGIIDLFEKKARFFLDELGTKWEDREIPEDMKAKTEEYRSKLVEAIADNDEILMNKYLAGEEIVVADLKRVLRQAVNNNKIVPVLCGSALKNKGVQSLLDAVVDYLPSPLDVPVITGFDPDDKEKNIEVKPSDDEPFAALAFKIATDPYVGKLCFIRVYSGVLQSGSYVLNTTTGNRERIGRIVRMHANHREEVQEVYSGEIAAAIGLKATTTGNTLCDESRPLVLESITFPETVISIAIEPKTKADQEKMGMALAKLAEEDPTFRVRSDEETMQTIIAGMGELHLDIIVDRMKREFKVEANVGKPQVAYRETIKKSAEAEGKYIKQSGGRGQYGHCWLRVEPNETGKGFEFLDEVKGGSIPREYIPAIEKGVKEALDKGILAGYSIVDVKVAVFEGSYHEVDSSEAAFKIAGSMAFQEACRKATPIILEPIMKVEAVTPEEFMGEVIGDLNSKRAQIEEMGDRANVKFIKAKVPLAAMFGYATQLRSMTQGRASYSMEFAYYSEVPKNVAEEIIGGKGK is encoded by the coding sequence ATGCCCAGAGAATATTCGTTGGAAAAAACCAGAAATATTGGGATTATCGCCCATATTGACGCCGGCAAAACTACGGTTAGCGAGCGTATTCTTTTTTATACGGGTAAAAAGCATAAAATCGGCGAGGTGCATGAAGGCGCGGCCGAAATGGATTGGATGGAGCAGGAACGCGAGCGCGGCATTACTATAACGTCCGCGGCTACGACTTGTTTTTGGAAAGATTGCCGCATTAACCTGATTGATACGCCCGGACACGTTGATTTTACGGCCGAAGTTGAGCGCTCTTTGCGCGTCTTAGACGGCGGCGTAGTAGTCTTTGACGGCGTGGCCGGAGTAGAGCCGCAATCAGAAACGGTTTGGCATCAGGCGGATAAATACAGCGTGCCGCGCATCGCTTTTATCAATAAAATGGATCGGACAGGCGCGAATTTTTATGCCGATTTGGAATCAATTTATAAAAGATTAACCAAGCATGCCCATCCGATTCAGCTGCCGATTGGCGCTGAAGATAAATTTTTGGGCATCATTGATTTATTTGAAAAAAAGGCGCGATTTTTTCTGGATGAACTGGGCACTAAATGGGAAGATCGCGAGATTCCGGAAGATATGAAAGCTAAGACGGAAGAATATCGGTCTAAGCTGGTTGAAGCCATTGCCGATAATGACGAAATTTTAATGAATAAATATCTGGCCGGCGAAGAAATTGTCGTCGCTGATTTAAAAAGAGTTTTGCGCCAGGCCGTTAATAATAATAAAATTGTGCCGGTGCTTTGCGGCAGCGCTTTAAAGAATAAAGGCGTGCAGTCGCTCTTGGACGCGGTAGTTGATTATTTGCCATCACCCCTAGATGTGCCGGTTATCACCGGTTTTGATCCGGATGACAAAGAAAAAAATATAGAAGTTAAGCCGTCTGACGATGAGCCTTTTGCGGCTTTAGCTTTTAAAATCGCCACCGATCCCTACGTGGGCAAGCTTTGTTTTATCAGGGTTTATAGCGGAGTTTTGCAGTCAGGCTCCTACGTTTTAAATACCACTACCGGCAACCGCGAAAGAATCGGCCGCATTGTCAGGATGCACGCTAACCACCGTGAAGAAGTCCAGGAAGTTTATTCCGGAGAAATCGCGGCCGCCATCGGCTTAAAAGCCACGACTACTGGCAATACTTTATGCGATGAAAGCCGGCCGCTGGTTTTAGAATCAATTACTTTCCCGGAAACGGTTATTTCCATCGCCATTGAGCCGAAGACTAAAGCCGATCAGGAAAAAATGGGCATGGCGCTCGCTAAATTGGCCGAAGAAGACCCGACTTTTAGGGTCAGAAGCGACGAAGAAACCATGCAGACTATTATTGCCGGCATGGGCGAATTGCATTTGGATATTATCGTTGATAGAATGAAGCGCGAATTTAAAGTTGAAGCTAACGTGGGCAAGCCGCAAGTGGCTTACCGCGAAACCATTAAAAAATCGGCTGAAGCCGAAGGAAAATATATTAAGCAATCTGGCGGGCGCGGCCAATACGGCCATTGCTGGTTAAGAGTTGAACCGAATGAAACCGGCAAAGGCTTTGAATTCCTTGATGAAGTAAAGGGCGGATCAATTCCGCGAGAATACATACCGGCGATAGAAAAAGGCGTTAAAGAAGCTTTGGATAAAGGTATTTTAGCCGGTTATTCCATAGTTGATGTTAAGGTGGCCGTGTTTGAAGGCTCTTACCATGAGGTTGATTCTTCGGAAGCGGCTTTTAAAATTGCCGGCTCCATGGCTTTTCAGGAAGCTTGCCGTAAAGCTACGCCGATTATTTTGGAGCCGATTATGAAAGTTGAAGCGGTAACGCCTGAAGAATTCATGGGTGAAGTTATCGGCGACCTTAATTCAAAAAGAGCGCAAATTGAAGAAATGGGCGACCGCGCCAATGTTAAATTTATTAAAGCTAAAGTTCCTTTGGCCGCCATGTTCGGTTATGCCACGCAGTTAAGATCAATGACCCAGGGCCGAGCCAGCTATAGCATGGAGTTTGCTTATTATTCCGAGGTGCCGAAAAATGTAGCCGAAGAGATTATCGGCGGTAAAGGGAAATAA
- the tuf gene encoding elongation factor Tu — protein MAEKFERTKPHVNVGTIGHVDHGKTTLTAAMLAVLKSKGFRASEKNVDQIDAAPEEKARGITIATCHVEYETEKRHYAHVDCPGHADYVKNMITGAAQMDGAILVVAATDGPMPQTREHILLARQVGVPYIVVFLNKCDMVEDKELIDLVEEEIRDLLKKYEFPGDTTPIIRGSALKALENPSGEYGQGIMDLAKALDEYIPEPKRDTDKPFLMPVEDIFSIEGRGTVVTGRIERGMIKVNEEVEIIGLKDTQKTVITGIEMFNKSLDEGRAGDNAGLLLRGTKKDEVERGQVLAKPGTVTPHTEFDAEVFILTKEEGGRHKPFFKGYKPQFYVRTTDVTGEVELPEGTEMVMPGDTVNLKIKLISPVALEEKQRFAIREGGRTVGAGVVTKIIK, from the coding sequence ATGGCAGAAAAATTTGAACGCACAAAACCCCATGTTAACGTGGGGACAATCGGCCATGTTGACCATGGCAAAACAACTTTGACTGCCGCTATGTTGGCGGTGTTAAAAAGCAAGGGTTTTAGAGCGTCTGAAAAAAACGTTGATCAGATTGACGCGGCTCCGGAAGAAAAGGCTCGCGGCATTACTATTGCCACTTGCCACGTTGAGTATGAAACTGAAAAAAGGCATTATGCTCACGTTGATTGTCCCGGCCACGCCGATTATGTTAAGAACATGATTACCGGCGCCGCCCAAATGGACGGAGCCATACTCGTGGTAGCGGCTACCGACGGGCCCATGCCCCAGACCAGAGAACATATTTTGCTCGCCAGACAGGTCGGAGTGCCTTATATCGTTGTTTTCTTGAATAAATGCGATATGGTTGAAGATAAAGAATTAATTGATTTGGTTGAGGAAGAAATTCGCGATTTATTGAAGAAATATGAATTCCCGGGCGATACTACTCCGATTATCAGAGGTTCGGCTTTAAAGGCCTTGGAGAATCCCAGCGGCGAATACGGCCAAGGGATTATGGATTTAGCCAAAGCTTTAGATGAATATATTCCTGAACCGAAACGCGATACTGACAAGCCGTTTTTAATGCCGGTTGAAGATATTTTTTCAATTGAAGGGCGTGGCACAGTGGTTACCGGCCGCATTGAAAGAGGCATGATTAAAGTCAACGAAGAAGTGGAAATAATCGGTTTAAAAGATACCCAAAAGACTGTAATTACCGGTATTGAAATGTTTAATAAATCTTTAGACGAAGGACGAGCCGGAGATAATGCCGGGTTACTCTTGCGCGGCACTAAAAAAGACGAAGTGGAAAGAGGCCAGGTTTTAGCCAAACCGGGCACGGTTACTCCTCATACTGAATTTGACGCCGAAGTTTTTATTTTAACCAAAGAAGAAGGCGGACGGCATAAACCATTTTTTAAGGGCTATAAGCCGCAATTTTATGTCCGCACGACCGATGTTACCGGCGAAGTTGAATTGCCTGAAGGCACCGAAATGGTTATGCCCGGCGATACGGTCAATTTGAAAATCAAATTGATTTCTCCGGTGGCTTTGGAAGAAAAACAGAGATTCGCCATTCGCGAAGGCGGCAGAACCGTCGGCGCCGGCGTAGTTACTAAAATTATTAAGTAA
- the rpsJ gene encoding 30S ribosomal protein S10 — MTEVKEKKKTAAAEAKSEVKAFEESKQRIRIKIKAFDHKIIDQSTKTIIDTAERTGAQIYGPIPLPTEKKKYTVNSSTFVHKDSRDQYEIRIHKRLVDIIDPTPKTIESLTNLGLPAGVDVEIKM; from the coding sequence ATGACTGAAGTTAAAGAAAAAAAGAAAACGGCGGCGGCAGAGGCTAAATCGGAAGTAAAAGCTTTCGAAGAATCTAAGCAAAGAATCCGCATTAAGATTAAAGCTTTTGACCACAAGATTATTGACCAGTCAACCAAGACTATTATTGACACCGCCGAGAGGACCGGAGCCCAAATTTACGGTCCCATACCCTTGCCAACCGAGAAGAAAAAGTATACGGTTAACAGCTCAACCTTTGTCCATAAAGATTCACGGGACCAGTACGAAATTAGAATTCATAAAAGATTGGTGGATATTATTGATCCGACCCCTAAAACCATAGAATCTTTAACCAATCTTGGCCTGCCGGCCGGAGTTGACGTTGAGATTAAAATGTAG
- the rplD gene encoding 50S ribosomal protein L4 — protein MSIKIKIYNQNAEAAGEMQLSLKVFGVKVNNDLIHQAVVTQMANERQVIAHTKDRSEVRGGGKKPWRQKGTGRARHGSSRSPIWIGGGVTFGPRNDRNFKMRINKKMKQNALLMVLSDKAAGDNFIVLDKLATAEFKTKIFDKIISGFENKILKPVKDVKAGAKKKDVKRSFLIIVDKGDEKLSCSARNLPGIKLMNTDNLNIVDLLKYKNLILNKAAVEKLTERYGK, from the coding sequence ATGTCAATTAAGATAAAAATTTATAATCAAAATGCTGAAGCGGCCGGGGAAATGCAACTTAGCCTTAAGGTTTTTGGCGTGAAAGTTAATAATGATTTGATACATCAGGCCGTTGTAACCCAGATGGCTAACGAAAGGCAGGTTATCGCCCACACTAAAGATAGAAGCGAAGTCAGGGGCGGCGGTAAAAAGCCGTGGCGCCAAAAAGGCACCGGCCGGGCGCGCCATGGTTCAAGCCGATCTCCGATTTGGATTGGCGGCGGAGTAACTTTCGGCCCAAGAAACGACAGAAATTTTAAAATGAGAATCAATAAAAAAATGAAGCAAAACGCTTTGCTGATGGTTTTATCCGATAAAGCGGCCGGCGATAATTTTATAGTATTGGATAAATTGGCAACCGCTGAATTCAAAACCAAAATTTTTGATAAAATTATCAGCGGGTTTGAAAATAAAATTTTAAAGCCGGTTAAAGATGTTAAAGCCGGCGCTAAGAAGAAAGACGTTAAAAGAAGTTTTCTGATAATCGTTGATAAAGGCGATGAAAAATTAAGCTGTTCGGCCAGGAATTTGCCCGGCATTAAATTAATGAACACGGATAATCTTAATATAGTTGATTTATTAAAATACAAGAATTTAATTTTAAATAAAGCGGCGGTTGAAAAATTAACCGAAAGATACGGTAAATAA
- the rplW gene encoding 50S ribosomal protein L23, protein MGLFNKKTEIKKQSAAKIAKVSDAKSAVKTGVETKSMKDLYGAAEAGKAKSTAKPSEKKSVFGNAYKIIMKPLVTEKVSGLGALNKYVFAVAKNANKIEVAKAIKEIYGIKPVGVNVIRMSGKKARYGRISGQRKDWKKAIITLPKGETIKVYEGV, encoded by the coding sequence ATGGGTTTATTTAATAAAAAAACTGAAATTAAGAAACAGTCGGCGGCTAAAATCGCTAAGGTTAGCGATGCAAAAAGCGCGGTAAAAACAGGAGTGGAAACTAAAAGCATGAAAGATCTATATGGCGCGGCTGAAGCGGGAAAAGCTAAATCGACGGCTAAGCCAAGCGAAAAAAAATCAGTTTTTGGCAATGCTTATAAAATAATCATGAAACCTTTAGTTACGGAAAAAGTAAGCGGCTTAGGCGCTTTGAATAAATATGTTTTTGCCGTGGCTAAAAATGCCAACAAAATTGAAGTAGCCAAAGCGATTAAAGAAATTTACGGCATCAAGCCGGTTGGCGTAAACGTAATTAGGATGAGCGGTAAAAAAGCGCGCTACGGCCGGATTAGCGGCCAAAGAAAAGATTGGAAAAAGGCTATTATAACTTTGCCTAAAGGCGAAACGATTAAAGTTTACGAAGGCGTGTAA